From the Planktothricoides raciborskii GIHE-MW2 genome, the window TCTGTGTCTCTGTGGTAAAAATTCGCCCTTTAAAATCCTAACTTTTCTTGCAAAAGTTCTTGCAAATGCGGCAAAGATTTCCGTTGAGGCAAACTTAAAGCTTTCACTCCCGTGAGTTTTTCTACTAATTCCACTCCGGCACTATCGCTGGCGGCAATCCCACTCACTAAATCGGGGTGTAAGCCAAAACTGTTAATTAACGCCAATACAGAATAAGGATCGGACGAACAAATCACCGTACAACGAATCTGCTCTTTAATTTCATCTAAAACTATCGATCCATTGTAGGGTTCTAATGGGGAAGCCCCCGCTTCAGCCACCACTACATCGGGCTTTTCTGCGGCAATTTTGGCTAATAATTTATGAACAGAAACCCGAAACTCGTCTTCAGGGCAAACCGTAGAGGGTAAACCGACATCGACAAAATCAAATATCGCATCAGCCCCCGCATCTTCCATTGATAAAATATCATGGTATTGTCCAGCCCCGGCAAATTTAACTCCCACTACTTTTAAGCCCGATCGCTTCAATTGAGAAATAATCGATCGAATAGATGTAGTCTTGCCACAAGACATAGAAGTACCCACCACCATTACCGTGGGACATTGGTAATTTGTCTCTGAAATATCTGGGGCAAAATCCTGCATACAAACTTTCTTTCCTTCCCGGACAACATGACCTTGATAAGTCATCGATGCCATCGGGTCTGCCAAAAATGACTCAGATGTCACCCGACCAAACAGACCCCCTTCGGTCATAGCTTGCATCACCCCATCATCGCCGATACTTTGCCAATCTCCCACCGCTTCCAAAGTAGCGCGACGCACCCCAAAAGCACCGACCACTAAATCTCCTTCCATTACCTCCGTCATTCTTCCTGTAGGCAGTTCCACTACTAAGTGATTTCCAGAAGGAGAAATCACTTCCCCGACCACATAATCCCCGGTTTCCCATTGCTCTTGTGGTAAAACACGCACCTCAAATGGGCGAGATTCTAAATCAGAAATCCGGGTCATTGATGTGAAGAAATACTTTTGAAACATAATTCTTAGCGCCTTGTCAAATCTTCATAGCTATTTTCATGCTGATGATGATGAATCAAGCTATTGTGTTTCGCTATTGTATAGCGGTTTGTCCCTGATGAACGATCACTTTTTCGTCAGTTTATGTCGCTCCCCCTCAAAGCACAATGAAAAATTAGATTAAATTTGATGTGAAATGGCGGAAATTCTGGGGAACTTCAATGATTTATGAATTTTTTTATATTTTTGTGAAAAAAAAATTACATTTTGATAAAAATTGTTAAGATAAATTTTACAAGGCCACTAACGATCATATTTAGTAGAATTAAACTGCCTGGAGCGATCGCGGATTCAGCCCGGTGACAGTCTCGATCGGTTTAACAATTCTGATCGATATGCTGTAATAGAAGAGTCTAAGTGATTGGCCTGTGCTAACCGTCAGGGAACTATCACAGTCGCGGGCAGCTACCCAGGGGAAGGACCCCGACAGGTCATCGGAATACGCGGAGCAAAATTTTATGTCTGTCCCAAATAAGCTGGTCAGTCTTGATGTAAACAAAGCCTTATGGGAGCGTTTTTTCTATGTCTCACCACTCGTTATTGTGGGCAGTCGAGAAGAAGACGGCAGCTACGATCTAGCGCCAAAGAGTATGACTATGCCGTTAGGTTGGGATAATTACTTCGGATTTATTTGCACCCCAAAACATCGCACTTACGCCAATATTAAACAATCCCAAAGTTTTACTGTCACCTTTCCCCGACCGGAACAAGTGGTTCTGACTAGCCTGAGTGCGGCGCCCCGTTGTGAGGATGATTCTAAACCAACTTTAGCGACTTTACCCACATTTCCAGCCAGCAAGGTGGATGGAATATTTCTCAAAGATGGCTATTTATTTATTGAATGCGAACTCGATCGCATTGTGGATGGGTTCGGGGAAAATAGTTTAATTGCCGGAAAAATTGTCGCGGTTCAGGTTCAAGAAGCGGCGCTAAGAATGAGCGATCGCGACGATCAAGATTTACTGCTAAATTCACCGTTACTGGCTTATCTCTCACCCGGACGGTACGCCACTATTAATCATAGTTGCTCATTTCCCTTTTACAACGGGTATAAAAGATAATGAAGATCGATCCTCTCCAGGCGAAAATTGCACAACGGTTGCGAGATTATCTCCACAATCGCCAAACCGAGATGACTAATTTATTGGCACAATTAGTGCTGGCTGAGTCTCCGTCGGTGGTAGCAGAATCACAACACCAAGTCTTAAGTCTGCTTCAGACAGAATTAGAACAAAGAAATTATCGAGTTAAGCGGATACCGGGGCAGAAAACAGGTGGGCAACTGTTCGCAGTTCCGGGCGATCGCACCAAAAACCAATCGATTCAAATGCTCTTAGGGCATTGTGACACCGTATGGCCGTTGAACACTTTAAAAAAAATGCCCCTACGTCAGGAGCAGGGGAAAATGTATGGGCCGGGAATCTATGATATGAAAGCGGGATTAGTTCAAGTCATCTTTGCTTTAGAAGCATTGCGGGCTTTGGAAATCCAGCCAGAAATTGCTCCAGTAATTTTTATTAATTCTGATGAAGAAATTGGCAGTAATGAATCCAAAGTTCATATTCAAAGATTGGCAAAAGTTGCCGATCGCGTCTTTGTCATGGAACCGTCCCTCGGTCCGAGTGGAAAATTGAAAACACAACGTAAAGGACTCGGTGAATTTACTGTTCACGTCATCGGTAAAGCTGCCCATGCTGGGTTAGAACCAGAAAAAGGGGCCAGCGCAATTTTAGAATTATCCTTTGCCATTCAGCAATTATTTGCCCTCAATGATCCAGAACGCGGTATCACTGTGAATGTGGGCAATATTGATGGGGGAATTCGCCCCAATGTGATTGCCCCTTCCAGTAAAGCAGTGGTGGATGTGCGGGTACTCCACCGAGAAGATGCCGATCGCATTGACGCCAAAATTCGCTCGCTTCAACCCAGTACCCCAGGCACTAAAATTATTGTCGAGGGAGGATTCGATCGCCCGCCTTTGGAAAAAACCCCTGGAAATCAGCAATTATGGCAACGAGCTCAAAAAGCAGCCTCGGAGTTGGGCATAGAAATTGATGAAGCCACCGCTGGGGGAGGATCTGATGGGAACTTTACCAGTTTATATGCTCCCACATTAGATGGTCTGGGGGCAGTGGGAGATGCAGCCCATGCACTGGGAGAATTTGTCTATTTGGATCTTATGGTCGAGCGATCGGCTTTGTTATCTCGATTATTGTTAGAGTCTGCGATTAAAAATATTGGATGATGAAGTGTTAAAAATCTTTTGGGAAAAAAGCAGCGTTTTCTCTGGCGATGGTGTTGACTACTAAGGCGCGATCGAGAAAGTCGTTACTTCTTTCACAAGAACTTTCCGCAATTAACACGCAACCATGACAAGCTGCCCCTTGTAATAAGGCATCGTCTTCGCGATCGCCGGGGATATGTTGAGAGCAAATCGGATCGTTAGAACATATTTCTCCGCTTTCTAAGGCTAGTTCGAGGTAATATTCTAAGTGATCGCCGATTTCAATTAATCCCCCTAAGGTGCCTTCAGAACCACTCGAACCCGTATAAATTAATATACCATAACCGAGGTCAGGATTAGCATAAATTCTTTCTTTAATTGCCGTAGACGAATAGCCGCATTTTAAGGAAATGGTAGTAATTAATAAATGGGATAAAGAATGCAGCATAATGTATGGCATTCCCGGAAAATGTTCCTCTTTTTTGGGAATATTGTTAATTTCTAGCCATGCTTTATAGCCTGTTTGTAAATCTTTGCAGCGTTCGATTACCGGCGATCGCTCTGCCCAAGTTTTGATTTTTTCTTGGTTGAAAGAAAAGAAAATTCCCTCTCCTTTATTGGCGATCGCGGGCACCCATGATATTCCACTGGTTTCCCAGTCTAAACTTGCCCGACGGACATTAATATCTAATTCCCCATTAATATCTGGCATTACCGCTTCAAACCGCGTAAAACCTACTTGGGCAATTACTTCTCGGAGGCGGTGAACTAAGACAATTTTATCTAGGAAAGGTTGCCAGTTACTTTCGATGGGTTTTGTGCGTAAATATGCCTCAAAATCTACCTCATCAATGGGTTTATTTTGTGCTGCTTGGGGTTCTGAAACACAAGCTAACAGCACCTCTAACTCCGCGTCTTTAATGGTTTTTTCAACTTCCGGTTCGTCGCTTTTTCGGCGTTCTAATTCTCCCCAAACTTTCGGAATTCCCAGGGCTTTTAGTTCGGCTAAACCGTCCATTAAATTGACAATCATATTCAGCATTTCTACTGAGTCGATATTTTTTAAATATTGGTCATAAAATTTATCCACGACTTTTCTTAATTCGTGGTCGGAGTCCGGCAAAGAAATCACGCTGAGAGTTTGACTAAAATAAGCGTTACTAGCCGATCGCACTAATAAACGGCTTTGTTCCGGTTCATTAGTAGGAATTAACTCCTCGGTTTCTGGATCTCGTTTATAACCTTGGCATTCTTCTTTGGTGTTTTTAGTCGGATTTAACCACGGGCGATCGCCCAAACATTTGCCTAATATTTTGGAATTGGGTAACTTAGCCAAAGAAAGGGGATGGCGTTTTTTACAAGCGTCACAGCGGACGAAAATTTCCTCAAAATCATTCCCCGAACCCGCTTCATCTAACCAAATTTGTCCTGGGCAGTTGGTTTGAAAATCTTGATGGGCAAAAGCCCGCCAATTAATATCACTTAAATGGCCATTTACGCAAGCTTGAACAAAGCGAACGGGCACCGCATGGCATTTTTTCCCTTCCCATGTACAGCCTTTTTTAATCCCACTCCAAGGGAATAGGGGACGAGTGCGATATAGCTTACCTTGAATAGTAATATTGCGTTCGATTTGCACTAGAAACCAGCGGGGAAATACAAAAGCATCGATGCCAGAAATCGCCGCCCCCGTCGGGTCGGAATCATCCACAGGTGGGGCATAAAGTTGCACATTTTCCCCTGGATTTATCTTTAATATTTTTTGCACTTTTTGCCGCAGACGTTCTTCTTGAATTGGTTGTTTATATCCTTTCCAATAGGATAAACCGCTAATCACCACCGACTGTTCTGGTAGGTCTACCATTGCCCCCGGCCCAAAGGTAGTAAGTAGTTGACTTTGCCGGAGTTC encodes:
- a CDS encoding DUF1611 domain-containing protein, producing the protein MFQKYFFTSMTRISDLESRPFEVRVLPQEQWETGDYVVGEVISPSGNHLVVELPTGRMTEVMEGDLVVGAFGVRRATLEAVGDWQSIGDDGVMQAMTEGGLFGRVTSESFLADPMASMTYQGHVVREGKKVCMQDFAPDISETNYQCPTVMVVGTSMSCGKTTSIRSIISQLKRSGLKVVGVKFAGAGQYHDILSMEDAGADAIFDFVDVGLPSTVCPEDEFRVSVHKLLAKIAAEKPDVVVAEAGASPLEPYNGSIVLDEIKEQIRCTVICSSDPYSVLALINSFGLHPDLVSGIAASDSAGVELVEKLTGVKALSLPQRKSLPHLQELLQEKLGF
- a CDS encoding flavin reductase, with protein sequence MSVPNKLVSLDVNKALWERFFYVSPLVIVGSREEDGSYDLAPKSMTMPLGWDNYFGFICTPKHRTYANIKQSQSFTVTFPRPEQVVLTSLSAAPRCEDDSKPTLATLPTFPASKVDGIFLKDGYLFIECELDRIVDGFGENSLIAGKIVAVQVQEAALRMSDRDDQDLLLNSPLLAYLSPGRYATINHSCSFPFYNGYKR
- a CDS encoding M20 family metallopeptidase, with amino-acid sequence MKIDPLQAKIAQRLRDYLHNRQTEMTNLLAQLVLAESPSVVAESQHQVLSLLQTELEQRNYRVKRIPGQKTGGQLFAVPGDRTKNQSIQMLLGHCDTVWPLNTLKKMPLRQEQGKMYGPGIYDMKAGLVQVIFALEALRALEIQPEIAPVIFINSDEEIGSNESKVHIQRLAKVADRVFVMEPSLGPSGKLKTQRKGLGEFTVHVIGKAAHAGLEPEKGASAILELSFAIQQLFALNDPERGITVNVGNIDGGIRPNVIAPSSKAVVDVRVLHREDADRIDAKIRSLQPSTPGTKIIVEGGFDRPPLEKTPGNQQLWQRAQKAASELGIEIDEATAGGGSDGNFTSLYAPTLDGLGAVGDAAHALGEFVYLDLMVERSALLSRLLLESAIKNIG
- a CDS encoding DUF1998 domain-containing protein — translated: MANTNNIQPDGELRQSQLLTTFGPGAMVDLPEQSVVISGLSYWKGYKQPIQEERLRQKVQKILKINPGENVQLYAPPVDDSDPTGAAISGIDAFVFPRWFLVQIERNITIQGKLYRTRPLFPWSGIKKGCTWEGKKCHAVPVRFVQACVNGHLSDINWRAFAHQDFQTNCPGQIWLDEAGSGNDFEEIFVRCDACKKRHPLSLAKLPNSKILGKCLGDRPWLNPTKNTKEECQGYKRDPETEELIPTNEPEQSRLLVRSASNAYFSQTLSVISLPDSDHELRKVVDKFYDQYLKNIDSVEMLNMIVNLMDGLAELKALGIPKVWGELERRKSDEPEVEKTIKDAELEVLLACVSEPQAAQNKPIDEVDFEAYLRTKPIESNWQPFLDKIVLVHRLREVIAQVGFTRFEAVMPDINGELDINVRRASLDWETSGISWVPAIANKGEGIFFSFNQEKIKTWAERSPVIERCKDLQTGYKAWLEINNIPKKEEHFPGMPYIMLHSLSHLLITTISLKCGYSSTAIKERIYANPDLGYGILIYTGSSGSEGTLGGLIEIGDHLEYYLELALESGEICSNDPICSQHIPGDREDDALLQGAACHGCVLIAESSCERSNDFLDRALVVNTIARENAAFFPKDF